Proteins encoded by one window of Bombus vancouverensis nearcticus unplaced genomic scaffold, iyBomVanc1_principal scaffold0045, whole genome shotgun sequence:
- the LOC143304662 gene encoding venom serine protease Bi-VSP-like yields MDGIENIHNHNIAILRLVEEVPFSRYVYPICTKEPLRKSNFVGYNPLVAGWGALRYRRPRRNALMEVQMPVIKNAECKIAYPKFPNAPDITDGIICAEHAQGGEDSCTADRGGPLLIQHE; encoded by the exons atggatggaatagaaaacatacacaatcataatattgccattcttagattggtggaggaggtgccattttcga ggtacgtatatcccatttgtacgaaagagcccctacgaaagagcaacttcgtcggctataacccccttgttgctggatggggagcgttaagatata gacgaccacgacgtaatgcattaatggaagtacaaatgccagtgattaagaacgccgaatgcaaaatagcttatcccaaatttcctaatgcacctgatatcactgatggtataatatgcgccgaacatgctcagggtggagaggattcttgtacg gctgaccgcggcggaccactgctcatacaacatgaatga
- the LOC143304658 gene encoding omega-amidase NIT2-A-like codes for MPEIEGDKLYNTCTIWGPDGTLIARHRKVHLFDIDIPNKITFRESDSLSPGNSLTTFDVKGCKIGIGICYDIRFEEMARIYRNKGCQMLIYPAAFNMTTGPLHWSLLQRFRANDNQLYVACISPARVP; via the exons atgcctgaaatagagggcgataaattgtacaatacctgtactatttggggtcccgatggaactttgatagcaagacaccgaaag gtacatctattcgacatcgacattcctaataagattacttttcgagagagtgattcactcagtcctggtaactccctaacgacgttcgatgtgaagggctgcaaaataggtattggcatttgctatgatattagattcgaggaaatggcacgcatttatcggaacaaag gttgccaaatgctgatatatccagcggcattcaatatgaccactggaccactgcactggtcattacttcagcgtttcagagcgaatgataatcaattatacgttgcctgcatatcaccggctcgtgttccttaa